A stretch of the Nakaseomyces glabratus chromosome L, complete sequence genome encodes the following:
- the SLM5 gene encoding asparagine--tRNA ligase SLM5 (CAGL0L08030g~Ortholog(s) have asparagine-tRNA ligase activity, role in mitochondrial asparaginyl-tRNA aminoacylation and mitochondrion localization), protein MIRYIAKRHVSIKTLYDSVPKDGQKLDMVNGWVRSVRLMKKVAFVDLYDGSSNKDVKIVIKNPQESSLVRHLKTGQCISVDSPLLKITQGSRIQPFELLVEDSVKDLKLLGDVETNYPLQKKSHSLEFLRTLPTLKHRSLFYGSILRFRSHMEEYAINFFNKQENFLKVSPPIFTTNDCEGAGEQFEVKSSVLENKKAFLTVSTQLHLEILSMAIANCWTLSPCFRAEKSATPRHLMEFWMLEAEMSFIDNLDQLLDFTRNFLQSMVTQCYENREDLLPDNISTLINKEKILERWQMLRNSENWKRITYTDAIQILKEKHSQEPFPRYKPKWGEALQTEHEKWLAEKYFQSPVFVTDYPMDCKAFYMKSNEDGKTVACFDLLVPEMGEIIGGSMREDNYESLQYQIKKRGMNNTGELDWYVNLRKQGVAPHGGFGLGFERFISYLLGIQNIKDTIPFPRSASSSIDL, encoded by the coding sequence ATGATTAGATATATTGCCAAGCGGCATGTATCGATTAAGACCTTATATGACTCAGTGCCCAAAGATGGCCAGAAATTAGATATGGTCAACGGATGGGTGAGATCGGTGAGactgatgaagaaagttGCGTTTGTAGACTTATATGACGGCTCATCAAATAAGGATGTCAAAATTGTGATCAAGAATCCACAAGAATCTTCTTTGGTTAGGCACCTTAAAACAGGTCAATGTATATCAGTCGATTCACCGTTGCTGAAAATCACTCAAGGGTCTAGGATTCAACCATTTGAACTGTTGGTTGAGGACTCTGTTAAGGATCTGAAGCTATTGGGTGATGTAGAGACCAACTATCCactacaaaagaaaagccaCTCACTTGAGTTTCTCAGGACGTTACCAACTTTAAAACATAGGTCACTATTCTATGGTTCAATACTAAGATTTCGATCGCATATGGAAGAATATGCTAttaacttcttcaacaaacaGGAGAACTTCTTGAAAGTTAGTCCACCAATTTTTACCACAAATGACTGTGAAGGTGCAGGTGAACAGTTTGAAGTGAAATCTAGTGTCTTGGAGAATAAAAAGGCTTTCTTAACAGTATCTACGCAATTACACCTTGAAATATTATCGATGGCAATTGCAAATTGTTGGACTTTATCACCATGCTTCAGAGCAGAAAAGAGTGCTACCCCAAGACATTTGATGGAGTTCTGGATGCTGGAAGCAGAGATGAGCTTCATTGACAACTTAGACCAGCTTTTAGATTTCACAAGAAACTTTTTACAAAGTATGGTTACTCAGTGCTACGAGAATAGAGAGGATTTATTGCCGGACAATATATCAACCCTCataaataaagaaaagatactTGAAAGATGGCAAATGCTAAGGAATTCTGAAAATTGGAAAAGGATCACATATACAGACGCTATACAAATTCTTAAAGAGAAGCATTCACAGGAGCCCTTCCCTAGATACAAGCCTAAATGGGGGGAAGCGTTACAAACTGAACATGAAAAATGGCTAGCTGAGAAATATTTCCAGAGTCCAGTTTTTGTTACTGATTACCCAATGGACTGTAAAGCATTTTACATGAAGTCAAACGAAGACGGTAAGACTGTGGCATGCTTTGACCTTCTTGTCCCCGAAATGGGAGAAATCATTGGAGGAAGTATGAGGGAGGATAACTACGAGTCCCTACAATATcagatcaaaaaaagaggCATGAATAATACAGGTGAATTGGATTGGTACGTTAACTTACGTAAACAAGGTGTGGCACCACACGGCGGCTTTGGCCTCGGATTTGAGAGATTTATTTCTTACTTGCTGGGCATTCAGAATATTAAGGATACCATTCCATTCCCTAGAAGTGCCAGTTCATCTATAGACCTGTAA
- a CDS encoding alpha-mannosyltransferase (CAGL0L08096g~Has domain(s) with predicted transferase activity, transferring glycosyl groups activity and role in protein glycosylation), which produces MKKNMWVPFLGRAGWKLLLAIVGLVYVVSRVPRENSNFLIKESIVETADVEGLDAAVEQFYLDLFRSINQYRPMNPPAKKQKLVFKDKCTLVAPISVEETSDDTLKQLSYMTLDYCFHLSPTQTNNLKTAHNGYCRRVETLFGSLDEYLRDSLMPRYKGIVTLGGNERTLSLLASIPRLRKMGSTLPIEVIFPPYVSNEDKFCDDFLPRYNGKCIYMSKALPEYVLKAHKFDEKMIRMFTPLVSTFKSILYMESNDFANTNVDKAFDSKSFTDTGLVLWPGRSRRSTSPAFYQIVNRKIDLNNRTRNLADDVSRPTRYTSQALENIQFNLLAHTPMHDLDGAIPDAVTHVGHYMIDKQKHFKTLMLAMYYAVHGEMWFDMMFAPEKGSSGYRENIVAAAHALELSYYQVHLIPRSMRGGSKDTLQSGETFMHFDPDFDYRKHQALADKVKSKLIDVHSFDRKYTAIRTFEKDLLAGNQDVKSIFIEMPSPQFDPLALFFKAKSLQKLDRKDKVDDLMALERQNYSNLMEVLCRDTDPLVLQMMVNHPSKYKMKDMCVYLKKIVTSLKV; this is translated from the coding sequence atgaagaagaatatgtGGGTGCCTTTTCTAGGAAGAGCGGGTTGGAAGTTGTTGCTCGCAATAGTTGGATTAGTATATGTGGTAAGCAGGGTACCCAGAGAAAATTCCAATTTTCTTATAAAAGAGAGCATTGTGGAGACAGCCGATGTTGAAGGATTGGATGCAGCTGTTGAACAGTTTTATTTGGATCTGTTCAGGTCAATTAATCAGTATAGACCAATGAACCCACCGGCtaagaaacagaaacttGTGTTCAAGGATAAATGTACACTGGTAGCACCAATAAGTGTCGAAGAGACATCTGATGATACTCTAAAGCAACTATCATACATGACTTTGGACTATTGCTTTCATTTGTCACCAACTCAGACAAATAATTTGAAGACCGCGCATAACGGCTATTGTAGAAGAGTAGAAACATTATTCGGTAGCCTGGATGAGTACCTGCGGGACTCATTGATGCCAAGATATAAGGGAATAGTAACGTTAGGTGGCAACGAAAGAACTTTGTCACTATTGGCGTCTATTCCTCGTCTAAGGAAAATGGGATCTACCTTGCCTATAGAAGTTATATTTCCACCATATGTGTCAAATGAAGATAAGTTTTGTGATGACTTCCTGCCAAGGTACAATGGTAAATGTATTTATATGTCAAAGGCGTTACCGGAATATGTGTTAAAAGCTcataaatttgatgaaaagaTGATTAGAATGTTTACCCCCTTGGTTAGCACTTTTAAGTCAATATTATACATGGAATCCAATGATTTTGCCAATACAAATGTTGATAAAGCTTTTGACTCTAAGTCATTTACTGACACAGGTTTAGTACTGTGGCCGGGACGGTCTCGGAGAAGCACTTCTCCTgcattttatcaaattgtTAATCGCAAAATCGACTTAAACAATAGAACTAGAAACCTAGCAGACGACGTTTCAAGACCCACAAGGTACACATCACAGGCGTTGGAAAACATACAATTCAATCTACTGGCACATACCCCCATGCACGACCTAGATGGTGCGATCCCTGACGCTGTTACGCACGTAGGTCATTATATGATAGACAAACAAAAGCACTTCAAGACATTAATGTTGGCCATGTACTATGCAGTACATGGTGAGATGTGGTTTGATATGATGTTTGCGCCCGAAAAAGGATCTTCTGGATATCGTGAAAATATAGTTGCCGCAGCGCATGCACTAGAGTTGTCTTACTACCAGGTTCATTTAATACCGCGTTCGATGAGGGGTGGTAGCAAAGATACTTTACAAAGTGGTGAAACTTTTATGCATTTTGATCCTGACTTCGATTATAGAAAACATCAAGCGCTTGCAGACAAAGTTAAGAGCAAATTAATTGACGTTCATAGCTTTGACAGGAAATATACCGCAATAAGGACGTTTGAGAAAGATTTATTGGCTGGCAATCAAGACGTCAAGTCCATATTCATAGAAATGCCGTCACCTCAATTTGACCCATTGGCATTGTTCTTCAAGGCAAAGAGTTTGCAGAAATTAGATCGAAAAGACAAGGTAGATGACCTCATGGCTTTAGAGAGACAAAACTATTCCAATTTAATGGAAGTTCTTTGTAGAGACACGGACCCTCTAGTATTACAAATGATGGTAAATCATCCATCCAAGTACAAAATGAAGGATATGTGTGTctacttgaagaagattgTAACGTCTCTCAAAGTCTAA
- the FEN2 gene encoding Fen2p (CAGL0L08052g~Ortholog(s) have pantothenate transmembrane transporter activity and role in endocytosis, pantothenate import across plasma membrane, pantothenate transmembrane transport), translating to MRKEIIEVERTDEFDPESKKEPVNKRWVIAKIDLFVLSFVCLQYWINYVDRIGFTNAYVSGMKADLKMVGKDLSIANTCFTVGYVVGMIPHNLILLKVPPRIWLSFCTFAWGILTLGMYHVTHFHQVCVLRFFQALFESCTFSGTHLILGSWYLEKELPIRSAIFTSSGLVGSMFSGFMQSSIFHHLNGRNGLAGWRWLFIIDFCITIPIALYGLLFFPGMPESTNDNSRLSMTKVIFNEHELQYARRRLPPRDETTSLDRSVVFRVLKRWHWWMFSLVWVLGGENLSFASNATFAQWLQHQQYSITHRNNYPSGIYAVGIVSTVASAVYMTKFRKARNWHIAVVIAVVMCVVAIMIRVKPMDPHVQFAAQYLGGVAYAGQSVFFSWANVVCRDDLQERAIVLASMNMFSGAVNAWWSILFYSSAMVPKFQRGCYALIATSVASGIVSILIRSLHIRSQDKKKEIGYIDANDIYDDEDDEEADI from the coding sequence atgagaaaagaaattattgaagTTGAGAGGACAGATGAGTTCGACCCTGAATCAAAGAAGGAGCCAGTTAACAAGAGATGGGTGATTGCTAAGATAGATCTATTTGTATTATCTTTTGTATGCTTGCAATATTGGATCAACTATGTTGACCGTATCGGTTTTACAAACGCCTACGTTTCCGGAATGAAGGCTGATTTGAAGATGGTGGGGAAAGACCTCTCGATTGCCAACACATGTTTTACAGTAGGATATGTGGTCGGCATGATTCCTCATAATTTAATCTTATTGAAAGTTCCTCCTAGAATATGGCTCAGTTTTTGCACATTTGCATGGGGTATTTTAACGCTAGGAATGTATCATGTGACTCATTTCCACCAAGTATGTGTTCTAAGGTTCTTTCAGGCTCTATTCGAGAGTTGCACATTCTCAGGAACCCATCTAATACTTGGTTCCTGGTATTTAGAAAAGGAGTTGCCTATAAGAAGTGCAATTTTCACCAGCAGTGGTCTTGTGGGGTCAATGTTCAGTGGCTTCATGCAGTCTAGTATCTTCCATCATTTGAACGGTAGAAATGGCTTGGCGGGCTGGAGGTGGTTATTCATAATAGACTTCTGCATTACGATACCTATAGCCCTCTATGGTCTTTTATTCTTTCCAGGTATGCCAGAATCTACCAATGATAATTCAAGGTTATCCATGACTAAAGTGATTTTCAATGAGCATGAATTGCAATACGCAAGAAGAAGACTACCGCCTCGTGACGAGACTACTAGCCTAGACAGAAGTGTGGTATTTAGAGTCTTGAAGAGGTGGCATTGGTGGATGTTTTCACTCGTGTGGGTGCTTGGTGGGGAGAATTTAAGTTTTGCATCAAATGCCACATTTGCCCAATGGCTCCAGCATCAGCAGTATAGCATTACTCATCGTAATAACTACCCATCCGGAATATATGCTGTAGGTATTGTGTCAACTGTTGCGTCTGCAGTGTATATGACTAAGTTTCGCAAAGCACGCAACTGGCACATTGCCGTTGTGATTGCCGTGGTAATGTGTGTAGTTGCAATTATGATTAGAGTTAAGCCAATGGATCCACATGTACAGTTTGCAGCACAGTATCTAGGCGGTGTAGCATATGCTGGTCAGTCTGTATTTTTCTCCTGGGCTAATGTTGTATGCAGAGATGACTTACAAGAACGTGCTATTGTGTTAGCTTCCATGAACATGTTTTCTGGTGCAGTGAATGCATGGTGGTCAATTCTTTTCTACTCCTCCGCAATGGTACCAAAGTTCCAGCGAGGATGTTATGCATTAATAGCTACAAGTGTGGCCAGCGGTATAGTCTCTATACTCATCCGCTCCCTACATATTCGCAGCCaggacaagaagaaggaaataGGATACATTGATGCTAATGATATTTACgatgacgaagatgatgaagaagcaGATATTTAG
- the RPL39 gene encoding 60S ribosomal protein eL39 (CAGL0L08110g~Has domain(s) with predicted structural constituent of ribosome activity, role in translation and ribosome localization): MPAQKSFKIKQKLAKAKKQNRTLPQWIRLRTNNTIRYNAKRRHWRRTKMNI; encoded by the exons ATGCCA GCTCAAAAGTCCTTCAAGATCAAGCAAAAGTTGGCTAAGGCCAAGAAGCAAAACAGAACTTTGCCACAATGGATTAGATTGAGAACCAACAACACTATCCGTTACAACGCTAAGAGAAGACACTGGAGAAGAACTAAGATGAACATCTAA
- the RPS22A gene encoding 40S ribosomal protein uS8 (CAGL0L08114g~Ortholog(s) have cytosol, nucleus localization), protein MTRSSVLADALNAINNAEKTGKRQVLIRPSSKVIIKFLQVMQRHGYIGEFEYIDDHRSGKIVVQLNGRLNKCGVISPRFNVKIGDIEKWTANLLPARQFGYVILTTSAGIMDHEEARRKHVSGKILGFVY, encoded by the coding sequence ATGACTAGATCCTCTGTTTTGGCTGATGCCTTGAACGCTATTAACAACGCTGAAAAGACCGGTAAGCGTCAAGTTTTGATCAGACCTTCCTCCAAGGTTATCATCAAGTTCTTGCAAGTCATGCAAAGACACGGTTACATTGGTGAATTCGAATACATCGATGACCACAGATCCGGTAAGATTGTCGTTCAATTGAACGGTAGATTGAACAAGTGTGGTGTTATCTCCCCAAGATTCAACGTTAAGATCGGTGACATTGAAAAGTGGACTGCTAACTTGTTGCCAGCCAGACAATTCGGTTACGTTATCTTGACCACTTCCGCCGGTATTATGGACCACGAAGAAGCCAGAAGAAAGCACGTCTCTGGTAAGATCTTGGGTTTCGTCTACTAA
- a CDS encoding 40S ribosomal protein uS11 (CAGL0L08118g~Ortholog(s) have mRNA binding activity and role in maturation of SSU-rRNA from tricistronic rRNA transcript (SSU-rRNA, 5.8S rRNA, LSU-rRNA), ribosomal small subunit assembly): MVVQARDASQVFGVARIYASFNDTFVHVTDLSGRETIARVTGGMKVKADRDESSPYAAMLAAQDVAAKCLEVGITAVHVKIRATGGTRTKTPGPGGQAALRALARSGLRIGRIEDVTPVPSDSTRKKGGRRGRRL; this comes from the coding sequence ATGGTTGTTCAAGCTCGTGACGCTTCCCAAGTCTTTGGTGTTGCTAGAATCTACGCCTCCTTCAACGATACTTTCGTCCATGTTACTGACTTGTCTGGTAGAGAAACCATCGCCAGAGTTACTGGTGGTATGAAGGTCAAGGCTGACAGAGATGAATCTTCTCCATACGCTGCTATGTTGGCTGCCCAAGATGTTGCTGCTAAGTGTTTGGAAGTTGGTATCACTGCCGTCCACGTTAAGATCAGAGCTACTGGTGGTACTAGAACCAAGACCCCAGGTCCAGGTGGTCAAGCTGCTTTGAGAGCTTTGGCTAGATCCGGTTTGAGAATTGGTAGAATCGAAGATGTCACTCCAGTTCCATCCGACTCCACCAGAAAGAAGGGTGGTAGAAGAGGTAGAAGATTGTGA
- the PMP1 gene encoding proteolipid ATPase (CAGL0L08008g~Ortholog(s) have enzyme regulator activity, role in positive regulation of ATPase activity and plasma membrane localization): MLPGGVILVFILVGLAACAIVAVIIYRKWQERQRSLQRF, translated from the coding sequence ATGTTGCCAGGTGGTGTTATTCTAGTTTTCATTTTGGTCGGTCTAGCCGCATGCGCTATTGTCGCTGTTATCATCTACAGAAAGTGGCAAGAAAGACAAAGATCTTTGCAAAGATTCTAA
- the SYP1 gene encoding Syp1p (CAGL0L08074g~Ortholog(s) have enzyme inhibitor activity and role in actin cortical patch assembly, negative regulation of catalytic activity, septin cytoskeleton organization), giving the protein MTKERTLYADRLLTTKTPFEATEVMRVRLSESKLVSKEFLELFAEVSKIKRSYVQKLNKIVSEKENLKSIIDKKIIQNNVYTSEELSKLDMDLLGNVVPLWDIVIKELRTEVKANKEFLDVIESQVLYEINDSIDTDNRWHQREKHAKLSKIAAMIEKNDPKDDIADASQRWDVESPYLFEMFERIDYNRLDVLKNSLLRYQTGYGDFLQQFSKGSEDSMTKLLEFSPDEELERFATEAINHKFNIKTEKSHDSPQKIENYKSSPQKDKRRSTFGNITHRFASHSSQNNLMNNEFSDSNNNATLSSKKSPNKLKSRVGSIFGRNKLKKKNTESTLNSAISEESDLGTSRSMSNNRRGSEISHGTPYSVSRGHERSRAHTESSRANPKKFHVEESPSKPPKPVSQSTEMHTPMASAAGKDVSPVRGVPLSASSPPLQPHPRSDSISRSGHQLGTINQGQTSASNVSSPALPPSRKQINNSTANTVAGMHDSMMGVQQTQYSQQQNYAITQQQYQSAAIINPQITGELGELNPQETGSSTSLRGQSMFRHSTLDQAGAYGLNASVAEVINASFKDGVVADSQLVGEVALNYTAANPAQALPIGINLKVNNGSQFEKVILNQAFMERVNSEEFKVNPVFIASRTLGAIKYSISHVTPPVVVHPVWRFEPHQASVVLNVKMSPMLPDNVNQIVLNDFAVFISIDGANTTSALSKPQGSFNKEKNRISWRYTQPLVLNRDSDGERIIARFMTDQIAHESPNGVLVRFTTNPQLNSDIGSGMSIICQELDEENPFGADWKPIALKKTLATGKYSGLA; this is encoded by the coding sequence ATGACAAAAGAAAGGACGTTGTACGCTGACCGTCTACTGACAACCAAGACCCCCTTTGAGGCCACCGAGGTTATGAGGGTTCGACTTTCCGAGAGCAAATTGGTAAGTAAAGAATTTCTCGAGTTATTTGCTGAAGTCAGTAAAATTAAGAGAAGCTATGTTCAGAAGTTGAATAAAATTGTTTCTGAAAAAGAGAATTTAAAATCtattattgataaaaaaataattcaaaataatgtTTACACATCCGAAGAATTGTCTAAATTAGACATGGACTTGCTAGGTAACGTTGTTCCTCTTTGGGATATTGTAATAAAAGAATTGAGAACAGAGGTAAAAGCTAATAAGGAATTTTTAGATGTTATTGAATCTCAAGTGTTATATGAAATAAATGATAGCATTGATACTGATAATAGATGGCATCAGCGTGAAAAGCATGCAAAACTTAGTAAGATAGCTGCAatgattgaaaaaaatgatccAAAGGATGATATAGCCGATGCTAGCCAACGTTGGGATGTCGAGAGCCCTTATCTCTTTGAAATgtttgaaagaattgatTATAATAGATTAGATGTTTTAAAAAATAGTCTATTAAGGTATCAAACCGGTTATGGTGATTTCTTACAGCAATTTTCAAAAGGCTCGGAAGACTCAATGACAAAACTATTAGAGTTTAGTCCTGATGAGGAATTGGAAAGATTTGCTACAGAAGCAATCAATCataaatttaatatcaaaactGAGAAATCGCATGACTCGCCTCAAAAGATTGAGAATTACAAATCCTCGCCACAGAAGgacaaaagaagaagtacGTTTGGAAACATCACTCACAGATTTGCTTCCCACTCTTCTCAAAACAATTTGATGAACAATGAATTTTCAGACAGTAATAACAATGCGACTTTGAGCTCAAAAAAATCTCCAAATAAATTAAAGTCTAGAGTTGGATCAATTTTTGGCAGaaacaaattaaaaaagaagaatacgGAATCTACTTTGAATTCTGCAATTTCAGAGGAGTCAGACTTGGGTACTTCAAGAAGTATGTCTAACAATAGAAGAGGTTCGGAAATTTCTCATGGAACTCCATATAGCGTCAGTAGAGGGCATGAAAGAAGTAGAGCACATACAGAGAGTAGTAGGGCAAATCCAAAGAAATTCCATGTAGAAGAGTCTCCATCAAAACCCCCTAAACCAGTATCTCAAAGCACTGAAATGCATACACCTATGGCTTCTGCTGCTGGGAAGGATGTCTCACCTGTAAGAGGCGTTCCCTTAAGTGCAAGCTCACCTCCACTACAACCGCATCCAAGATCAGATAGTATCAGTCGTTCAGGACATCAATTAGGAACTATTAATCAAGGCCAAACATCGGCAAGTAATGTTTCTTCACCGGCATTGCCCCCCTCCAGGAAACAAATCAACAATTCAACAGCTAACACGGTTGCTGGTATGCATGACTCTATGATGGGCGTCCAACAAACCCAGTATTCTCAGCAACAAAATTATGCAATTACCCAGCAACAATATCAAAGTGCGGCTATTATCAATCCACAAATTACTGGAGAACTAGGAGAGTTAAACCCACAGGAAACAGGTTCGTCAACTTCACTAAGAGGCCAATCTATGTTCCGTCACTCCACTCTTGACCAGGCAGGAGCGTATGGTTTAAATGCTAGTGTTGCTGAAGTCATTAATGCGTCATTtaaggatggtgttgtggCAGATTCTCAGTTGGTTGGTGAAGTGGCTTTGAATTATACTGCGGCTAACCCGGCTCAGGCTTTGCCGATTGGTATCAATTTGAAAGTTAATAATGGTTCACAATTTGAGAAAGTTATTTTAAACCAAGCATTTATGGAGCGTGTTAACTCGGAAGAATTTAAAGTCAACCCTGTCTTTATTGCTTCGAGAACACTGGGCGCCATTAAATACTCGATTTCGCACGTCACACCACCTGTGGTTGTACATCCAGTTTGGAGGTTTGAGCCTCACCAAGCTAGTGTGGTATTGAATGTTAAAATGTCTCCCATGCTACCAGATAATGTCAATCAAATTGTTCTGAATGATTTTGCTGTCTTCATTTCGATTGATGGTGCTAATACCACGAGTGCGTTGTCTAAACCTCAAGGTTCATTCAACAAGGAGAAGAATAGAATCAGCTGGAGGTATACTCAACCATTGGTATTGAATCGTGATAGCGATGGAGAAAGAATTATTGCCAGGTTTATGACTGACCAAATTGCTCATGAGTCGCCTAACGGTGTTTTGGTAAGATTTACAACAAATCCACAGTTGAACTCTGACATAGGAAGTGGTATGTCAATAATTTGCCAAGAgcttgatgaagaaaatccTTTTGGAGCTGACTGGAAGCCAATTGCTTTAAAGAAAACCCTGGCAACAGGTAAATACTCGGGTTTAGCATAA
- the RIM1 gene encoding Rim1p (CAGL0L08068g~Ortholog(s) have single-stranded telomeric DNA binding activity, role in mitochondrial genome maintenance, positive regulation of mitochondrial DNA replication and mitochondrial nucleoid localization), whose product MSMLRQVRQFHATARKLDFSKMSIVGRIGSEFTENTSANNHRYLRYSIASQPRKDGQTNWYNITVFNEPQINFLTQYVRKGALVYVEADAANFTFERQDGTKGTTLSLVQKDFNLLRNGKAEETPEGSS is encoded by the exons ATGTCAATGCTACGTCAAGTTCGTCAATTTCATGCTACCGCTAGAAAATTGGACTTCTCCAAGATGTCCATTGTTGGCCGTATCGGCTCTGAGTTCACAGAAAACACATCAGCCAATAATCACCGCTACTTGAGATACAGCATTGCCTCTCAGCCAAGAAAGGATGGGCAAACAAACTGGTATAATATTACTGTTTTTAACGAGCCACAGATCAATTTCCTTACTCAATACGTAAGAAAAGG TGCTCTAGTATATGTTGAGGCCGATGCTGCTAATTTTACTTTTGAAAGACAAGATGGTACTAAAGGTACTACTCTAAGCCTTGTGCAGAAGGATTTTAACCTATTGAGAAATGGTAAAGCTGAAGAAACCCCAGAAGGGTCCTCATAA